One Osmerus mordax isolate fOsmMor3 chromosome 25, fOsmMor3.pri, whole genome shotgun sequence DNA window includes the following coding sequences:
- the LOC136933822 gene encoding transcription factor SOX-30-like encodes MDRHPKRRAQMTFKKGEQKKNELDVQLPAKTEVREKDEAGPSSSTEKHGGGEEQPLKTVEGCVRSECSEDVRSRPNTLPTYNRCDGALVPTISTQRQRRTTQVQPVEETSAFVIQKVDGPFISEVVASTPTRDVSNGTQDQFYTPLIHTVDLPQPVAVTKTETFSFRQDEQQITLSRVPFPVNVPLVSEPSVRVNTEGMDLTIPPEGSAMVNVPESASRNGYIKRPMNAFMVWARIHRPALSRVNPTANNADISVQLGYEWSRLTEVQKMPYYEESRRLKDVHRQKYPGWIYQPRAGRKRGYVVTAETPGPSSSSSTVSSGSDPQAYTHISMGQTRTPGPATLNSFSPYMLDSASGSGDHLVQVSESAVTQPHSSTPQYYQSSSPQLATVTPSPQSRRPRASLAPNPNSSSPEATRRPYTRRASRRPYYRMASEVPSCNMAACSRPPQLPGLTHPHLYPSTSVPHFFSGPRYPFNPSFFFPGSPFYPTGFPMGSYSYPERPNPMADVIGFYEQRFQRHEALLSALNRDYLYQDPAASAEAEGSGHAHPPPPPPSCSEYLSTAQGLDVGALETVFTTPSPENLTRVQRVYTAVENQEEEVRVLRIL; translated from the exons ATGGATAGGCACCCAAAACGAAGGGCACAGATGACGTTTAAGAAAggtgaacaaaaaaaaaatgagcTTGATGTGCAACTTCCCGCTAAGACAGAGGTTAGGGAAAAGGATGAAGCAGGCCCATCATCTTCAACGGAGAAGCACGGAGGCGGCGAAGAGCAACCGTTGAAAACGGTGGAAGGCTGTGTCCGTTCAGAATGCAGCGAAGATGTTCGCAGTAGGCCTAACACTTTACCGACTTATAATAGATGTGATGGTGCTCTGGTCCCAACTATTTcaacacagagacaaagacgAACAACTCAAGTTCAACCTGTTGAGGAAACCAGTGCGTTCGTCATTCAAAAAGTTGATGGGCCTTTCATATCCGAAGTGGTAGCTTCCACACCCACACGTGATGTTTCCAACGGAACACAGGATCAATTTTATACTCCTCTTATCCACACTGTGGATTTACCTCAACCAGTTGCCGtaacaaaaacagagacatttTCATTTCGCCAAGATGAACAACAGATAACCCTCAGCAGAGTGCCATTCCCTGTTAACGTCCCGTTAGTGTCTGAACCTTCGGTGAGGGTTAACACTGAAGGGATGGATCTCACCATACCCCCGGAAGGATCAG CCATGGTGAACGTGCCTGAGAGTGCGTCTCGGAACGGTTACATCAAGAGGCCTATGAACGCCTTCATGGTGTGGGCCAGGATCCACCGGCCTGCCCTGTCCAGGGTCAACCCCACCGCCAACAATGCCGACATCAGTGTCCAGCTGGGGTATGAGTGGAGCCGTCTGACTGAGGTGCAGAAGATGCCTTACTATGAAGAATCCCGCAGGCTCAAAGACGTCCACAGGCAAAAGTATCCAG GTTGGATCTACCAGCCTAGAgcagggaggaaaagagggtaTGTTGTGACCGCTGAGACACCTgggccctcctcttcctcctccaccgttTCCAGTGGTTCTGATCcacaggcctacacacacataagcatggGCCAGACCAGAACCCCAGGCCCAGCCACCCTGAATTCCTTTAGTCCATACATGCTAGACTCAGCCTCAG GTTCAGGTGACCACCTAGTCCAAGTGTCTGAGTCTGCAGTCACTCAGCCCCACAGCTCCACACCCCAATATTACCAGTCATCCAGCCCCCAGCTCGCCACCGTGACCCCTTCCCCCCAAAGCAGGCGTCCTAGGGCCAGCCTGGCCCCCAACCCCAACTCCTCCAGCCCTGAAGCCACCCGCAGGCCCTATACCAGAAGGGCTAGCAGGCGCCCTTACTACAGGATGGCTTCAGAGGTGCCGTCATGCAACATGGCCGCCTGCTCCAGGCCCCCACAGCTGCCTGGtctgacacacccacacctgtACCCATCCACCTCCGTGCCTCACTTCTTCTCTGGTCCTCGCTATCCCTTCAacccctccttcttcttcccGGGAAGTCCGTTCTATCCCACAGG CTTCCCCATGGGGTCCTACTCATATCCAGAGCGGCCCAACCCCATGGCCGACGTCATTGGCTTCTACGAGCAGCGCTTCCAGAGGCACgaggccctcctctctgctttgAACAGGGACTACCTGTACCAGGACCCAGCGGCCAGCGCAGAGGCTGAGGGCAGTGGCCacgcccacccccctcctccacccccatcctgcAGCGAGTACCTGAGCACGGCGCAGGGGCTGGACGTGGGCGCCCTGGAGACCGTGTTCACTACGCCGTCCCCGGAGAACCTCACTCGTGTTCAGAGGGTCTACACAGCCGTGGAGAACCAAGAGGAGGAAGTGCGCGTTCTGAGAATCCTTTAG